A region from the Aquimarina sp. ERC-38 genome encodes:
- a CDS encoding helix-turn-helix domain-containing protein has product MDRIAYFHSAKYKYLALWTHAIAARRLILITTNKIKNHRRQNVNSMAQKLNQITLYDKPLFSWYQLSTPIEKELSLPSESCFAYILQGDHQDVTKSGLFATTGTVILSLCGRTVERSFLKIEAGYISTIIVHFNQKVLQEVFAGEKPKFWKELGHPLKKDSFQEDASALIKAYFMSVAKFFEHKTALSEDILVVKLKEIILLLLQTEESSHLNLIIRRLFSDKTFSFKKVIEANLYEPLDLHRLAAMTNNSMASFKRKFNKTYDGTPAKYITQKKLEKACSYLALSQNSIKEICYDCGFINPSSFSRMFKSEFGYSPTEFKKNLNE; this is encoded by the coding sequence ATGGACAGAATAGCATATTTCCATTCCGCCAAATATAAATATCTTGCTCTGTGGACACATGCCATAGCCGCTCGCAGATTAATATTAATTACAACAAATAAAATAAAAAATCACAGAAGGCAAAATGTAAACTCTATGGCTCAAAAACTTAATCAAATTACGTTGTATGATAAACCATTATTCTCTTGGTATCAATTATCTACGCCCATAGAGAAAGAATTAAGTTTACCTTCTGAATCTTGTTTTGCCTATATTCTTCAAGGCGATCATCAGGATGTAACAAAATCGGGGCTTTTTGCTACAACAGGAACTGTCATTCTTTCATTATGTGGCCGAACAGTTGAACGTAGTTTCTTAAAAATTGAAGCTGGATATATAAGTACTATTATTGTTCATTTCAATCAAAAAGTACTACAAGAAGTTTTTGCTGGTGAAAAGCCAAAGTTTTGGAAGGAATTAGGTCATCCCTTGAAGAAAGACAGCTTTCAAGAAGATGCTTCGGCTTTAATAAAAGCCTATTTTATGAGTGTTGCCAAATTTTTTGAACATAAAACAGCATTGAGTGAGGATATTTTAGTTGTTAAGTTAAAAGAAATTATTCTGCTCCTTCTGCAAACCGAAGAGTCTTCACACTTGAATTTAATTATAAGACGTCTATTTTCTGATAAAACTTTTTCCTTTAAGAAAGTCATCGAGGCTAATTTGTATGAACCCTTGGACCTTCATCGTTTGGCAGCTATGACTAATAACAGTATGGCTTCTTTTAAAAGGAAATTCAACAAAACGTATGATGGCACACCGGCTAAATACATCACTCAAAAAAAGTTAGAAAAAGCATGTAGTTATTTAGCTCTTTCTCAGAATTCCATAAAAGAAATCTGCTATGATTGTGGGTTTATCAATCCATC
- the bla gene encoding subclass B1 metallo-beta-lactamase: protein MKFIIDQNLLVKSSSTFIIKIIVLLFILFQFNTSAQESTKYTYQSKGLKIEKLSRNTWLHTSYIKIPKYGDFPCNGLIFAHKKEVIVFDTAINDSTTVELINWITEEKGFKIKAVVINHFHKDCLGGLQEFHSRDIPSYAYKETITLAKKNEEVVPQISFDREINLKIGTEEVINSYFGPGHTHDNIVSYIPSKNLLFGGCLIKALHSGKGNLADANTQKWSETVIAIKKAYPNLKRIIPGHGQYGGVELLDYTIDKFKLDDDK from the coding sequence ATGAAATTTATTATCGATCAAAACCTCTTAGTAAAATCTAGTTCAACATTTATAATAAAAATTATAGTCTTACTTTTTATACTTTTTCAGTTTAATACCAGTGCACAGGAATCAACAAAATATACCTATCAATCTAAAGGACTAAAAATTGAGAAGTTAAGTAGAAATACCTGGTTACACACTTCTTATATCAAAATTCCAAAGTATGGGGATTTTCCTTGTAATGGATTAATATTTGCTCATAAAAAGGAAGTAATTGTATTTGATACGGCCATTAATGATTCAACCACGGTAGAATTAATAAATTGGATTACAGAAGAAAAAGGGTTTAAGATAAAAGCAGTTGTAATCAATCATTTCCATAAAGACTGTCTGGGAGGTTTGCAAGAATTTCATAGTAGGGATATACCTTCTTATGCTTATAAAGAAACTATTACCTTAGCTAAAAAGAATGAAGAAGTAGTACCTCAAATCAGTTTTGATAGAGAAATTAATTTAAAGATCGGTACAGAAGAAGTCATAAATTCCTATTTTGGTCCGGGTCATACTCATGATAATATCGTCAGTTACATTCCTTCTAAAAATCTTCTTTTTGGGGGTTGTTTAATAAAGGCATTGCATTCTGGAAAAGGAAATTTGGCAGACGCTAATACTCAAAAGTGGTCAGAAACCGTTATAGCCATTAAGAAAGCTTATCCTAATTTAAAAAGGATTATTCCCGGACACGGTCAATACGGAGGGGTAGAACTTTTAGACTACACCATTGATAAGTTTAAATTGGATGATGATAAATAG